The Rhododendron vialii isolate Sample 1 chromosome 3a, ASM3025357v1 nucleotide sequence CCCACAGTAAACCCTAGATTTGTGTTATATGCTTTTCCACTTGGAGGGACCCACTAAGAATCCTCACAATTACTCCAATGCCCAATATTAAATTAAACATTagtaaaataaaacaaaaactgaaaaccaaaattagaaGTCGGTAtttctgattaaaaaaagaagaaggaaaaagccGGTATTCGAGTCTTGGTGGTTTCGTGAATTGAATGCGACCAAAACCCCACCTCCTTCCCCCCTTCCCTCCCCACCCCTGTCTCTCTctagcgctctctctctctctctctctctctagctttgCCCTACAAATATGCCAATGCTCCTCAATTTCAATCCCAACTTGTTCTTTGCACCCAACTTTTTCTACCCAAAGTTGGTCTTGCTTTGAAAACTCAAAAGATCTGTGCGggttgaaagaagaaaaaaaacccaactccTCTTTCATTGACCCATTCTCCTCCCCTTTGAATTTTTACCCAGAAGAAATTTCAGTTGGCCGTTGAAGATACATAGCCCAAAATCTggttcttttttggttttctaactAAAAAATTCGATCTTTTGATCTATTGATTTCCAGATTCAGGTGggcttcttctttctctctttgttctcttttgaatttttccctttCCTATTAGCTCCACATGTCGCACATgcatatgtatatgtgtgtgttcgtatctctatctctctctgcgCCATAAATTgtaggtttttttctttttctttttttataaaactcGGGTGTCGGTAAGCTTGCGAGCATCCTCCACTAATTTTGTTCTACCTGGTATATGTGTTTGGAAACTTGTAGGCatctttgtttttgtgtgtgggCTTTCTTTTTTCCTGATTTTCACAATGCTCAAGCTCAGATTTGTTGCCTACTGTGTGTGGAATTCCAAATGGTATCTTGGTTTTGTGCTTTTGACTGTCTATTTAGAACCATGATTAGATTTGTTCAATTAATTTGTTGGCATGTTTAGCaagtttgattattacaatgctCCAGCTCAGATTTATAGCCTACTGAGTGTCTGGGTTTGGTGTTTTTGGCTGTCTATTTTGAATCCACAATGTTCAAGTTTAGAtatttttttgcttgatttgttGGGATGTTTAATAAGTTGTCGTTTATTTCTTTCCAGTCactgttctttctttgttcctCTTCATGCTTTATATTTAATGGAAGATCTGGAAATTGGGTGTTCTGTATCTGATCTCTTTTCCCAAATGTGTCTTAATCAGGTGTAATCTTGGATTTGAGGAATATATATTTCCATGGTGAGTTGCTTTTGTGCATCTTTTAtttcaaatgaaaatgaaagCATAATTTGGTTTAGAACGGATTTGAATTTGTGAGAAAATGTGGTTGGATATTTGTCAGTTGAATATTGGCCATAATTGCAAATGGTCTAAATCATACCAAACCGAgtcttaagtcccaatcaattagagtcggctacatgaataTGTTTCCGTTGAGGGCATCATGTTCCATAATATCAAAGAACTTAGATCCTTTCGAAGTACTACCTCTAAAATcaaaaagggttttttttttctctatgaATTGAGCTGTCTTGGGTTGTGGTCTTTTAGGGAGAAGCTCCAGCTCTCTTTGTAGATCTGCTTAGTGAATGCACCAATGGGTTTGCATTGAAATCCAAAGGCTCACAAACGACCACCATAGTCAGTGATAAAACGGTATGTTGCCATTTTTTGTTCAATCTTCACCTATAAGATTATTTAGGAAGTAGCTCGTACAATTTATCGCCCACCAAAAGTTGAGGTCTGTTATTGGCTTTAATCAGTATTTGATTGGTGGCACTGATGATGAATCAACATCAACAATTGAAGTTCAGATCCTCGACAGATCTACGGGGCAGTTGTGAGTTTTAAACTCTAAATATGGGTTGAAGTAATTGTGATTCGGTTAGGACTTGGATTTATCGATTTCTGTTGGAATTTGTAGGATCGTTCCAAAGGTGCTGGGAACAAAGCCAAAGCAATGTAAGGGACATTCAGCTGTGCTTTTAAATGAAGACCGGATACTGATTGTTAAGGGGGATTCATCTCCTGATGATTGCACTTGGTTTCTTGAGGTAGTTTTATTTCTATCAATGCAAACTTTCTAGATTAGTTTGGGGGCAGCGTGCATACTATTACatgttggaccttaatatataACTACTAAGGGAGACTACTCTGTGGTTAAAGTCATTTCAAATCAGTAgtaaaaaaagaattcaaactCTATTTTATTAGAGGTTGCAAATGGATTTACTTTACTCGCATGTACTACTTGAATGCTTTTTAATCCTTCTGCGCAGACTTTATTTATTTGCCATTGTACTTTGGTTTTGGGACTTGAGGCTCGGTTTTGTTGTTggttaaaagttttttttttttgggttgatgATGTTAGGTGGACACCAAATTCGTTAAGCAGCAGAGGGAAAGTTTGGAAACTGAGGTGGTCGCGTGGAGTAAGGGAATAAGAGGTGAAGCTGAGAAGCCCATTGTTATCAGTGGTCCTTCCGGTGTGGGTAAGGGTACACTAATAGCCAAACTAATGAAGGAGTTTCCATCTATGTTTGGATTCTCTGTGAGCCACACAACCCGTGCTCCaagggagaaggaaaaagacGGGTTTCATTACCATTTCACTGACCGAAGTGTTATGGAAAAAGCGATAAAAGATGGGAAGTTCCTTGAGTT carries:
- the LOC131319564 gene encoding guanylate kinase 2-like — its product is MGEAPALFVDLLSECTNGFALKSKGSQTTTIVSDKTYLIGGTDDESTSTIEVQILDRSTGQLIVPKVLGTKPKQCKGHSAVLLNEDRILIVKGDSSPDDCTWFLEVDTKFVKQQRESLETEVVAWSKGIRGEAEKPIVISGPSGVGKGTLIAKLMKEFPSMFGFSVSHTTRAPREKEKDGFHYHFTDRSVMEKAIKDGKFLEFAAVHGNLYGTSIEAVEVVADEGKRCILDIDVQGARSVRASTLEAIFIFICPPSFDELEKRLRERGTETEEQIQKRLRNAKAELEQGQSGGIFDHILVNNDLEACYESLKKLLGLEGIVSTTPKSLSELVDLPAVHSVWKIDQKILINCRPAEVEKASKQLFVLDVSTLKGGAPGRTRGLNLYAVDTFANGVDGMKQL